The following proteins are co-located in the Hevea brasiliensis isolate MT/VB/25A 57/8 chromosome 11, ASM3005281v1, whole genome shotgun sequence genome:
- the LOC110648739 gene encoding uncharacterized protein LOC110648739: MYIDLEGSDDDIFSGANDKGSKGREKDDNNHEYTQAGENTRDYKEFCEKIEDLNEDDYEEFCEKIEDLNEDDYEEFCEKAANEDELHSLHSASEDDVSYPEFNESSSFASPQLCMGMKFSSHIIFRRALKEWAIRNGFGFKLLKNTSTRITAICHHLCGFKVHASKLRDSTTFQIKTFNPKHSCPRDFHNNLVDSTYISQKFIEDLRDNPTWVVNAMQKKIQRDLGVEVSLQRCYRARRKTKKVIEGDVKEQYRRLHDYATTIMKFNPGSCMKIKTFLADSPIIQNEQNEEILTPIPKQICVFEYMYVRFAAQKQGFFAGVRPWIGLDGCHLKTPMGGQLLCAVGRDGNENMFPLAIGLVDIEEKASWLWFIKLLLDDFGKPEDCGWGLIEAFKEVGLGVEHRHCMKHLYDNYKVHLRSIEYKKELWAVTSAGSMAQFEYRVTKLKEFDTNAYDWVMRSEPKTWARAFFSTHVKCEALQNNICESFNAYILKARDIPILSMFEWIRRRILKRFHVKYTAMLKYKGDICPNAQDTLEKLKFESRNCFCTLVGERRYEVDFYDTTNVVNLIHQSCTCRMWELSGIPCKHAVSAIYTNREQPEKYVHKYFHKDTYFSIYNYVLHPLPGQYDWEKTNLPDIQPAMVRKPAGKPKKRRIRAIDEPRNPFKLTRAGGTVYCGNCKQKGHNVRGCKAALTRDTPWQRRQRLSRAKKMGEQNINERHNVTQSTSTTGPPSSKNGKKYG, translated from the exons ATGTATATTGATTTAGAAGGTAGTGATGATGATATTTTTAGCGGAGCCAATGATAAAGGTTCTAAAGGTAGAGAAAAAGATGACAACAATCATGAATATACACAAGCAGGGGAAAATACAAGGGATTACAAGGAGTTCTGTGAAAAGATAGAGGATCTAAATGAGGATGATTATGAGGAGTTCTGTGAAAAGATAGAGGATCTAAATGAGGATGATTATGAGGAGTTCTGTGAAAAGGCAGCTAATGAAGATGAACTTCATTCTTTGCATAGTGCATCTGAAGATGATGTGTCATACCCTGAATTTAATGAGAGTTCTAGTTTTGCAAGCCCCCAATTATGTATGGGTATGAAATTTTCAAGTCACATAATCTTTAGAAGGGCATTAAAAGAATGGGCTATAAGAAATGGTTTTGGTTTCAAGTTGTTGAAAAATACTTCAACAAGGATAACAGCTATATGCCATCATTTGTGTGGTTTTAAGGTACATGCCAGTAAGTTAAGAGatagtacaacatttcaaatcaaaaCTTTCAACCCTAAACACAGTTGTCCTAGGGATTTCCATAATAACCTTGTGGATAGCACATATATATCACAAAAATTTATTGAAGATCTAAGGGATAACCCAACATGGGTGGTGAATGCAatgcaaaagaaaatacaaagGGATTTAGGGGTAGAAGTTTCTTTACAACGATGCTATAGAGCGAGAAGGAAAACCAAGAAAGTGATAGAAGGTGATGTAAAAGAGCAATACAGAAGGCTTCATGATTATGCTACCACCATTATGAAGTTTAACCCTGGAAGTTGTATGAAGATTAAAACTTTTCTGGCTGATTCCCCTATTATTCAAAATGAACAGAATGAAGAGATTTTAACTCCAATCCCTAAACAAATATGTGTGTTTGAGTACATGTATGTAAGGTTTGCTGCCCAAAAGCAGGGTTTCTTTGCCGGTGTCAGGCCATGGATTGGCTTAGATGGTTGTCACTTAAAGACTCCAATGGGTGGCCAATTGTTATGTGCAGTTGGAAGAGATGGGAATGAAAACATGTTCCCACTTGCTATAGGGTTGGTGGACATAGAGGAAAAGGCAAGTTGGTTATGGTTTATAAAGCTCTTGTTAGATGACTTTGGTAAACCTGAAGATTGTGGTTGG GGTCTAATTGAAGCTTTTAAAGAAGTTGGTTTGGGTGTTGAGCATAGGCATTGCATGAAGCATCTGTATGATAATTACAAGGTGCATTTAAGGAGTATTGAGTACAAAAAAGAACTTTGGGCAGTTACTTCTGCAGGGTCAATGGCACAATTTGAGTATAGAGTTACTAAACTGAAAGAGTTTGATACAAATGCTTATGATTGGGTAATGAGATCTGAGCCAAAAACATGGGCAAGGGCATTTTTTTCAACACATGTTAAGTGTGAAGCATTGCAGAATAACATATGTGAAtcattcaatgcctatatactaAAGGCAAGGGACATTCCAATTCTTAGTATGTTTGAGTGGATAAGGAGAAGAATACTGAAGAGATTTCATGTCAAGTACACTGCCATGCTGAAATACAAGGGAGACATTTGCCCAAATGCACAAGACACTTTGGAAAAGCTAAAGTTTGAGAGCAGGAATTGCTTTTGCACTCTTGTAGGTGAGAGAAGATATGAAGTGGACTTCTATGACACCACTAATGTGGTTAATTTGATACATCAGTCATGCACATGTAGAATGTGGGAATTGTCAGGTATACCATGCAAGCATGCTGTGTCTGCTATTTATACAAATAGGGAGCAGCCTGAAAAGTATGTACACAAGTACTTTCATAAGGATACCTATTTTTCTATTTACAATTATGTCCTTCATCCACTACCTGGACAGTATGACTGGGAGAAAACAAATTTGCCTGATATACAGCCTGCCATGGTTAGGAAGCCAGCAGGCAAACCTAAGAAAAGAAGGATTAGGGCTATTGATGAACCTAGAAATCCTTTCAAATTGACAAGAGCTGGAGGCACAGTATATTGTGGCAATTGCAAGCAAAAAGGCCATAATGTTAGGGGATGTAAAGCTGCATTAACAAGAGATACACCTTGGCAGAGGAGACAAAGATTAAGCAGAgccaagaaaatg GGTgagcaaaatatcaatgaacgGCATAATGTGACACAAAGCACATCAACTACAGGACCACCCTCATCAAAGAATGGTAAAAAATATGGTTAg